From Erigeron canadensis isolate Cc75 chromosome 8, C_canadensis_v1, whole genome shotgun sequence, one genomic window encodes:
- the LOC122579471 gene encoding cyclin-A2-2-like, whose product MDKENASAANILGAAGRLTRARAKALGATGGFPPLHPVAKQDRNQALCPKLKRASGDIKSVTGAAPTGQLKRRAVFKDITNKSSDSSIKGYNGNKEQATKQIKRCITKKNERVAPSNWVDPHVHKKAKTSENITKKSMDEVNLHTKSDNDTSIQPRTHENHRMGGMPDLILASRISNEHSGLGSISKKGDDKITGDMKSSNDQAIVDIDSRHKCPQMCSLYAAEVYGNLRIAELKWRHSVDYMKAVQLEITQEMRGILIDWLVEVSEEYGLASETFYLTVSLIDLYLSKKCIGKRRLQLLGITCMLIASKYEEIYAPRIEEFCFITDSTYTRGEVLEMEDQILDVLSFQLSVPTTKKFLRRFLLVAQSSYKAPVVELEFLANYLAELTLIDYSFLKFLPSLIAASAIFLAKWTLDQDEDPWNATLEHYTNYKASELKVTVLALQDLELNNTTPLHAIRQKYKQLKVLF is encoded by the exons ATGGATAAAGAAAATGCATCTGCTGCTAATATTCTGGGCGCCGCTGGACGCCTTACTAGAGCACGTGCTAAAGCTTTGGGAGCAACAGGGGGTTTTCCACCACTACATCCGGTGGCAAAACAGGATCGTAATCAGGCCCTTTGTCCAAAATTAAAACGAGCATCAGGAGATATCAAGTCTGTTACTGGTGCTGCTCCTACTGGCCAGCTCAAGAGAAGGGCTGTTTTTAAGGATATCACTAACAAATCCTCAGATTCCAGCATAAAAGGTTACAATGGAAATAAAGAACAG GCTACCAAGCAGATCAAAAGATGTATTACAAAGAAGAATGAAAGGGTGGCACCATCTAATTGGGTGGACCCTCACGTTCATAAGAAGGCAAAAACATCAGAAAACATTACCAAAAAGAGTATGGATGAAGTAAATTTACATACAAAATCAGATAATGATACATCTATCCAACCACGTACTCATGAAAATCATAGAATGGGTGGTATGCCAGATTTGATTCTTGCAAGTCGGATATCCAACGAACACTCTGGACTTGGAAGTATTTCAAAGAAAG GAGATGACAAGATTACCGGTGATATGAAATCCTCAAATGATCAGGCCATTGTTGACATTGATTCTAGGCATAAGTGTCCCCAGATGTGTAGCTTATATGCTGCAGAAGTATATGGCAATTTACGCATCGCAGAG CTTAAGTGGAGACATTCAGTTGATTATATGAAAGCAGTGCAGCTGGAGATCACGCAAGAAATGCGTGGGATTCTCATTGATTGGCTTGTGGAG GTGTCTGAAGAATATGGACTAGCTTctgaaacattttatttaacGGTTTCTCTCATTGATCTGTATCTTTCCAAAAAATGCATTGGAAAGCGACGACTCCAATTACTTGGTATAACCTGCATGCTCATTGCTTC GAAATACGAAGAAATTTATGCTCCACGTATCGAAGAGTTCTGCTTTATCACTGACAGCACCTACACAAGAGGAGAG GTACTGGAGATGGAGGACCAAATACTGGATGTACTGAGCTTTCAGCTTTCTGTTCCAACAACCAAGAAGTTCTTGAG GAGATTCCTTTTGGTGGCACAAAGTTCTTATAAG GCTCCAGTTGTAGAGCTGGAATTCCTGGCTAATTATTTAGCAGAGCTAACTTTAATTGATTATAGTTTTCTAAAGTTCCTACCATCCCTCATTGCTGCCTCAGCTATATTCTTAGCAAAATGGACACTTGATCAGGACGAAGATCCATGG AACGCTACGTTGGAACATTATACTAATTATAAGGCATCAGAGCTAAAAGTAACAGTTCTGGCCCTCCAAGATCTAGAACTTAACAACACAACCCCTCTCCATGCTATACGCCAAAAGTACAAGCAACTGAAG GTTTTATTTTAG